GCCGCCGATGTCGGCCGGCTTGCCCTGTGCCGCGTTGAGTTCGGAGACGATGGCCTGCTCCTGCTCGCCGAGCGCCTTGGCCAGCGGCGCGAAGTGCGCGGCCAGCTCCTTGTCCTCGGTCTGCTCGGCCAGCGCCTGCGCCCAGTACAGCGCCAGGTAGAACTGGCTGCCCCGGTTGTCCAGCTCACCGGTCTTGCGCGACGGGGACTTGTTCTCGTCCAACAACTCCCCCGTCGCGGTGTCGAGCGCGTGGGCCAGCACCTTGGCCTTGGCGTTGTCGGTCTTGTTGCCCAGGTCCTCCAGGCTGGCGCCCAGCGCGAGGAACTCGCCCAGCGAATCCCAGCGCAGGTGGTTCTCCTCCACCAGCTGATGAACGTGCTTGGGCGCCGAGCCACCCGCGCCGGTCTCGTACAGACCGCCACCGGCCATCAGCGGCACGATCGAGAGCATCTTCGCGCTGGTGCCCAACTCCAGGATCGGGAACAGGTCGGTCAGGTAATCGCGCAGGATGTTGCCGGTCACCGAGATGGTGTCCTGTCCGCGGATCAGCCGCTCAAGGGTGTAGCGCATGGCCCACACCTGCGGCAGGATCGTGATCTCCAGGCCCTCGGTGTCCTCTTCCTTGAGGTACGCCTTGACCTTCTTGCGCAGCTCGTTCTCATGCGGGCGCTCGTCGTCGAGCCAGAACACCGCAGGCATTCCGGACAACCGTGCCCGGTTGACGGCCAGCTTGACCCAGTCCCGGATCGGGGCGTCCTTGACGATCGGCATCCGCCAGATGTCGCCCTCTTCGACCTCCTGGCTCAGCAGCACCTCACCGGAATCGATGTCGACGATCTTGGCCACACCGGCCTGCGGGATCTCGAAGGTCTTGTCGTGGCTGCCGTACTCCTCGGCCTTCTGCGCCATCAGACCGACGTTGGGCACCGTCCCCATCGTGGTCGGATCGAACTGGCCGTGGGTCTTACAGAAGTTGATCACTTCCTGGTACATCCGGGAGAACGTCGACTCCGGGTTGACGGCCTTGGTGTCCTTGGTGCGGCCGTCGGCGCCGTACATCTTGCCGCCGAGGCGGATCATCGCCGGCATCGACGCGTCGACGATGACGTCGCTGGGCGAGTGGAAGTTCGAGATGCCCTTGGCCGAATCCACCATGGCCAGCTCCGGCCGGTGCTCGTGGCAGCGGTGCAGGTCCTCGATGATCTCCTCACGCTGCGAGGCCGGCAGCGCCTCGATCTTGCTGTAGAGATCCGACAGACCGTTGTTGACGTTGACGCCGAGCTCGTCGAACAGCTTCTGATGCTTGGCGAAGGCGTCCTTGTAGAAGACCTTGACGGCGTGGCCGAACACGATCGGGTGGCTGACCTTCATCATGGTCGCCTTGACGTGCAGCGAGAACATCACGCCGGTCTTGTAGGCGTCCTCGATCTGCTCCTCGTAGAACTGGATCAGCGCCTTCTTGCTCATGTACATCGAGTCGATGACGTCGCCCTCGTCGAGCTTGACCTCGGGCTTGAGCACGATCGTCTCACCCGAACTGGTCTCCAGCTCCATGCGTACGTTGCGCGCCTTGTCCAGCGTCATCGACTTCTCACCGTGGTAGAAGTCGCCGGTCTTCATGGTGGCCACGTGCGTGCGGGAAGCCTGCGACCACTCGCCCATGCTGTGGGGGTGCTTGCGCGCGTACTCCTTGACCGCCTTGGGTGCGCGACGATCCGAGTTGCCTTCGCGCAGAACGGGGTTGACCGCACTGCCCAGGATCTTCGAGTAGCGATCGCGGATCGCCTTCTCCTCGTCGGTCTTGGGATCGCCCGGGTAGTCGGGAACCGCGTAGCCCTTCTCCTGCAGTTCCTTGATCGCTGCGGTGAGCTGCGGGACCGAGGCGCTGATATTGGGCAGCTTGATGATGTTGGTCTCGGGCAGCTGGGTGAGACGGCCCAGTTCACCGAGGTTGTCCGGGACCTTCTGATCGTCGGTCAGGTAGTCGCCGAATTCGGCCAGGATGCGGGCCGCCACCGAAATGTCACTGGTCTGGATATCGATACCCGCCGGCTCTGCAAAGGCGCGGATGATCGGCAAGAAGGAGTACGTCGCAAGCAGCGGCGCCTCGTCGGTCAGCGTGTAGATGATGGTCGGCTGCTGGGCAGTCATGGTTGCTCTCCCGGCGTCAGTCTCGGTTCGACGAGGATCACTCGTTGTCACTCGTGGTTATTCGCTGCTCTGTATCGCGGCCAGACTACAAGGGCGGGCAGCGTCTCGAAGGAGCAGCTTTCATTACTGACCAGTAACTTTGGCTTGCGTCCAGGCGTCCAACGCCTCCATGCCCCCGCCGCACTGAACACGTTTCAGTCGAGCCCGCCCAGAACCGGCAAACACCCCGGACAACCGACTGGCACCGCCTCAACGCGTTGCGATAAGCTGCAAGCCGGTCATGAGTGTCAGCATCAAGCCCCGGCTTGCTGGCCGGCAACCCTCCAACCGCGGTGGGGTGCCCCGGGTGATGACCAGGTTGAGCAGTCGTTCGCGGCTGTAAGGCAAGCGCGGGTCCGAAGGTACGGGCCCCCAGACAGACAGGGAAACCTGATGGAGGCCAGCCATGTGTATGTGTCAGTGAACCCACGGTGTCAGCCCGTCGTAATCGACGTCAGGCAAGACGCCCGGTAACCGACCGCACTTCTACCTTCCCAATCTCCGGGGCCCTCGCCCCGCCACTGGAGGAGACACCCCAGCCATGACAAACCCAGAAAACGTCGCCGACTGGTCGTTCGAAACCAAGCAGATCCACGCGGGCCAGACGCCGGACAGTGCCACCAATGCCCGCGCACTGCCGATCTACCAGACCACGTCCTACACGTTCCGCGACACCGATCACGCCGCCGCCCTGTTCGGCCTGGCCGAACCCGGCAACATCTACACCCGCATCATGAACCCGACCACCGACGTCGTCGAGCAGCGCATCGCCGCCCTCGAGGGGGGCGTCGCGGCGTTGTTCCTGTCGTCCGGGCAGGCCGCCGAGACGTTCGCGATCCTCAACCTGGCCGGCGCGGGTGACCACATCGTGTCCAGCCCACGGCTCTACGGCGGCACCTACAACCTGTTCCACTACACGCTGCCCAAGCTGGGCATCGAGGTCAGCTTCGTCGAGGATCCCGACAACCTGGACAGCTGGCGGGCGGCCGTGCGGCCCAACACCAAGGCCTTCTTCGCCGAGACCATCTCCAACCCCCAGATCGACATCCTCGACATCCCGAACGTGTCCGCCGTGGCGCACGAAA
Above is a window of Mycolicibacterium boenickei DNA encoding:
- a CDS encoding NADP-dependent isocitrate dehydrogenase; amino-acid sequence: MTAQQPTIIYTLTDEAPLLATYSFLPIIRAFAEPAGIDIQTSDISVAARILAEFGDYLTDDQKVPDNLGELGRLTQLPETNIIKLPNISASVPQLTAAIKELQEKGYAVPDYPGDPKTDEEKAIRDRYSKILGSAVNPVLREGNSDRRAPKAVKEYARKHPHSMGEWSQASRTHVATMKTGDFYHGEKSMTLDKARNVRMELETSSGETIVLKPEVKLDEGDVIDSMYMSKKALIQFYEEQIEDAYKTGVMFSLHVKATMMKVSHPIVFGHAVKVFYKDAFAKHQKLFDELGVNVNNGLSDLYSKIEALPASQREEIIEDLHRCHEHRPELAMVDSAKGISNFHSPSDVIVDASMPAMIRLGGKMYGADGRTKDTKAVNPESTFSRMYQEVINFCKTHGQFDPTTMGTVPNVGLMAQKAEEYGSHDKTFEIPQAGVAKIVDIDSGEVLLSQEVEEGDIWRMPIVKDAPIRDWVKLAVNRARLSGMPAVFWLDDERPHENELRKKVKAYLKEEDTEGLEITILPQVWAMRYTLERLIRGQDTISVTGNILRDYLTDLFPILELGTSAKMLSIVPLMAGGGLYETGAGGSAPKHVHQLVEENHLRWDSLGEFLALGASLEDLGNKTDNAKAKVLAHALDTATGELLDENKSPSRKTGELDNRGSQFYLALYWAQALAEQTEDKELAAHFAPLAKALGEQEQAIVSELNAAQGKPADIGGYYYPDPEKTAAVMRPSKTLNDTLAAAEKA